Sequence from the Malaciobacter pacificus genome:
TAAAGCAGTTATCAAATTAAGACGAGAAGGAACTGATGTAGAGGTTATTGGGCAAAATGAAGCAAGTTCTACAATTATCGATAGATTTGGAGTTCATGATAAACCTGAAGAGATTGAAAAAGTAATGGGAGGACACTAAGATGAGTTATGTATTATGTTGTGTTGATGGTGGAAAATATACGCAAGCTATTATGGACTATGCAGTTATGATTTCAAATAATATGAATTTACCTCTTAGACTGTTAAATGTGGTTGAACACAACCACAATGCAAAGCAAGTAGATATGAGTGGAAATATTGGATTTGGGGCAAAAGAAGATATCTTAGAAAAACTTGTAAATGAAGAAGCAAAAGAGAGTAAATGTGCTATTAGTGCAGGAAAAGAGCTTTTAAAATCTCTAAAAGAGCAAATCAAATCACAATGTACAAATGAAGTAGTAACTTCACAAGTTCATGGTGATATTATTGAAAATATTGTTGAATTTGAAGAAGATACTGCAATACTAATTATAGGACTAAATAGCCATGATAAAGAATTAGTTGGGGATAATGTAAAAGATATCATCAAATCAATTCATAAACCAGTATTACTTGTAAACAATGACTTTGTAGAACCAAAGAAACTATTAGTAGCTTACAATGGTTCAAATGAATCAAAAAAACTACTACAAGCAACTTCATCTAAACCAATATTTAAAAAAGAAGTTTCAAGAACTATTATAAATCTTAGCAAACACGAAAGCTCATCAAGAGAACTTTTAAATGAAGCAAAAAATATCTACGCACAAAATGGTATCGAAGTAGATACTTATGGTGCAAGAGGTGAAAGCCCAGTTTTAATCACTGATTATTTTGAAAAAGAGAAGTTTGATGTTTTATGTATGGGAGCATTTGGTCACTCATGGATTAAGCAACTAGTTCTTGGAAGCTTCACAGAAAAGGTTTTATCAAAAATGAAAAAACCAATTTTGCTTTATAGATAAAGAAATGTTTTATTTAAAAATATTATTTTTTATCCTATTAATTAATTCATTTACTGCTTGTACAAGTAAAGAGTTAAAAAAATATGGTGGAGAAATTGCATTTAGTGGAAAAGGTGATCCAATTGCAGCTGGTGTGGGCTTAGTTATTGGAGGCACAATGTATGGAATAGGTGCTTTAACACAAACTACAGAAGATGAAGAAGAAAACAAAAAGTAAGAAAATTATTCTTACTTTTTAATCATCTATATTTCCTAAAACTTTAAAACCACCAAAGAAACACCAAAAAAAATTAAACTTCTTTAAAAGGAGTTTATTATGAGCTATTCAAAAAAAAGATACTTAACTTATGGTCTTATAACAATCTTTGTTATGGTTTTACCATTTATAAAAATAAATGGAAATCATATGCTTTTACTTTCATTTGAAAAATTGGAGTTTCATTTTTTAGGTTTTTCATACAATGTGAATGAACTATTTATAATGCCATTTTTACTTATGCTTTTATTTATTGGAATCTTTGCAATAACAACTATGTTTGGTAGAGTTTGGTGTGGATGGGCATGTCCTCAAACTATCTTTAGAGTTATTTACAGAGACTTAATAGAAGGTACACTTTTAGATTTAAGAAGAATCAAGAATAAACAAAAAGATATTGATTATAGTAAAAGAAAAAATCAAATTAAAAAATATATTGGTTTACTTTTATGGTTTGGTATTACACTTATTATTGCTTCAAATTTTATGTGGTATTTTGTTCCACCTGAAGACTTTTTTGCATATTTACAAGACCCTTTAAATCACTCATTTATGATTATGTTTGTTCTTAGTATTGCACTATTTTTAGTATATGATATTGTATTTATGAAAGAGAACTTTTGTATGTATGTTTGTCCTTATTCTAGAATCCAGTCAGTACTTTATGATGATAATACAAAGCAAGTTGTTTATGACACTAACAGAGGTGGAAATATTTATCAAAATGGAGAAAAATCTATTTTAAATATGAAACAATGGAGTGCAAATGAAGAGTGTACTACTTGTGAAGCATGTGTAAAAGTCTGTCCAACTCATATTGATATTAGAAAAGGTTTACAAGTTGAGTGTATCAACTGTTTAGAGTGTTCTGATGCATGTGAAACGGTTATGGGGAAATTAGGGAAAGAGAATCTTATTCAATGGGGAAGTACAAATAAAGTTATAAATAAAAAGTTTGTCTCAATATTCTCAAAAAGAAATATCGCTTATTTTGCCAGCTTAATTTTATGTATTGTTTTTGCAATAAGTATGGCAACACAAAAAGAATATTTCATAGTAAATATAAATAAAACAACACAACTATATAATATAAAATCAAGTGAACATATTGCAAATAACTACGTATTTACTATTCAAAATAGATTAGATAAAGAGTATACTTTTGATATAGATGTGCAAGATAAAGAAAACTTTGAAGTAGTTAGAGTAAAACCATTTAAACTAAAACCAAACCAAAGAGTAAAAAAAGTTGTGATAGTTCAAACCAAAAAAAGAATGTTTATCTCTGATAAAAAAGATACTCCATTAAAACTAAAAATTGATATTAAAACCCTAGAAAATAACGAATATACTATGACTAGAGAAGTATCATTTATCTATCCAAGAAATGATTTAATTAAATAGCTTTTTCAATAAAGAGGGAAAAAATACACCCCTCTTTTAAATTTTTAACTTCAATCTTTCCATGAAATGACTCTTCAATAATCTGTTTTACTAAAAAAAGTCCTAAGCCAGTACCTTCAACTTTAGTTGTAAAATATGGTTCAAAAATCTTTTCAAGTGAACCACTTATTCCCTTGCCATTATCTTTTATTTTTATAATCACATCAGAACTATTTGTATCTATTTGAATATCAATAATTGGATTTTCTATATCTTTTAGAGTGTCAATACTATTTGAAATAAGTGATAATAAAACTTGAGAGAACTCATTTTTACATCCAAATATTTGGATATTTTCAAAACTTCTAAAATCTTGAGAAACTTCAATATTATGCTTTTTTAAATCTGCACTTATTATTGATAAAACCATATCAATACAAGCTTTAACTTCAAAGCACTCTTTTTCTTTTTTTGGAGTATAAAACTCTTTAAAATCATCAATTGTTTTTGATAAAAACTCTATTTGAGTATTTGCTTGAGATAGTTTTTTATCAAAATAAACTTCATCAAGATTATTTGATTTATACTTCTTATTTAAATTAATTAGTATATATGATAAGTTGTTTAAAGGTTGCCTAAATTGGTGGGTAATATTTGCAATCATCTCTCCA
This genomic interval carries:
- the ccoG gene encoding cytochrome c oxidase accessory protein CcoG, encoding MSYSKKRYLTYGLITIFVMVLPFIKINGNHMLLLSFEKLEFHFLGFSYNVNELFIMPFLLMLLFIGIFAITTMFGRVWCGWACPQTIFRVIYRDLIEGTLLDLRRIKNKQKDIDYSKRKNQIKKYIGLLLWFGITLIIASNFMWYFVPPEDFFAYLQDPLNHSFMIMFVLSIALFLVYDIVFMKENFCMYVCPYSRIQSVLYDDNTKQVVYDTNRGGNIYQNGEKSILNMKQWSANEECTTCEACVKVCPTHIDIRKGLQVECINCLECSDACETVMGKLGKENLIQWGSTNKVINKKFVSIFSKRNIAYFASLILCIVFAISMATQKEYFIVNINKTTQLYNIKSSEHIANNYVFTIQNRLDKEYTFDIDVQDKENFEVVRVKPFKLKPNQRVKKVVIVQTKKRMFISDKKDTPLKLKIDIKTLENNEYTMTREVSFIYPRNDLIK
- a CDS encoding universal stress protein, whose amino-acid sequence is MSYVLCCVDGGKYTQAIMDYAVMISNNMNLPLRLLNVVEHNHNAKQVDMSGNIGFGAKEDILEKLVNEEAKESKCAISAGKELLKSLKEQIKSQCTNEVVTSQVHGDIIENIVEFEEDTAILIIGLNSHDKELVGDNVKDIIKSIHKPVLLVNNDFVEPKKLLVAYNGSNESKKLLQATSSKPIFKKEVSRTIINLSKHESSSRELLNEAKNIYAQNGIEVDTYGARGESPVLITDYFEKEKFDVLCMGAFGHSWIKQLVLGSFTEKVLSKMKKPILLYR
- a CDS encoding sensor histidine kinase; this translates as MILDYSILYFGVIFGIVFMTILYTLIRYIYSKELFYIIYCFMQSFSLFFIIGYSKLFYNNSFYDELALTLSSISAIIFAANFFEGRFLPKITNYKELILNTFLLNIVILTSFYHYYLFEYLPYTIVYGILFISLIFNLKNTNKPALIYVVGWSILCIFLFVIDFKNYYESRGFTDIVLVAFSIEAVLFTVFLSSKYSSLKKENKEYEDIVFQQSKLVKTGEMIANITHQFRQPLNNLSYILINLNKKYKSNNLDEVYFDKKLSQANTQIEFLSKTIDDFKEFYTPKKEKECFEVKACIDMVLSIISADLKKHNIEVSQDFRSFENIQIFGCKNEFSQVLLSLISNSIDTLKDIENPIIDIQIDTNSSDVIIKIKDNGKGISGSLEKIFEPYFTTKVEGTGLGLFLVKQIIEESFHGKIEVKNLKEGCIFSLFIEKAI